One region of Ornithorhynchus anatinus isolate Pmale09 chromosome X5, mOrnAna1.pri.v4, whole genome shotgun sequence genomic DNA includes:
- the CFAP45 gene encoding cilia- and flagella-associated protein 45 — MVTGQQIRAAETMSRMSGAPSSGSSASSGSKTRTRYRTKAVSSEVDETLFGGAEPIPRSRARSPIVLLKDQRTTRKTTSALGWGHKQDKIRLITRDLIRDLVVPVEDPSGESLIISPEDFQRIQSSARVLTKEEKEAGFQAYKAEKDKILVGMAQRKQAMKQNDVRRRKNERLSDLEEAARKQAHNLLERARKLHLDQEDELKEMNKIILNAKCHAIRDAQILEKQQIGKEMDAEEKRLDQMMEVERQKAMQRQDDLDRRKKEEQIRGQRLIVEQIEKNSEERSLQNEQREQETQRVLRYLDQLQEEDMRDLERRRVEQVRIQTEIMHCNEANRQRQEEIREQERLADQRALEYTQKKMAREIEFEAEQARIRKEKEMETARLLALQEKAQDTQAEQDAVRARHIQEMAERAWRQKEVEEAKRKVEANAQLQRSRLEQVAHKEHALAVQVQRDRDEFERVLGAQRLQIEKERKEAEQRAALRRAHAEELRHQVREHQQQQVQERTATFEEGRRLQEEAAQRRERMNALKRKKLEELRAAGLPEKYCVEVERKAITLPSLLR, encoded by the exons TGGTGACGGGTCAACAGATCCGGGCAGCTGAGACGATG tctAGGATGTCGGGAGCACCCAGCTCCGGTTCCAGCGCCTCCTCGGGGTCCAAGACCCGCACCCGCTACCGCACCAAGGCCGTGAGCTCCGAAGTGGATGAGACCCTCTTTGGGGGTGCTGAG CCCATCCCCCGGTCCCGCGCTCGCAGCCCCATCGTGCTCCTGAAAGACCAGCGGACCACACGCAAGACGACCTCCGCCCTGGGCTGGGGTCACAAACAGGACAAAATCCGGCTCATCACCCGGGACCTGATTCGAGACCTCGT GGTCCCGGTGGAGGATCCCTCCGGAGAGTCTCTCATCATCAGCCCCGAGGACTTCCAGCGGATCCAGTCGTCGGCCCGAGTCCTGaccaaagaggagaaggaagctggATTCCAGGCCTACAAGGCCGAGAAGGACAAAATATTG GTGGGGATGGCGCAGCGCAAGCAGGCGATGAAGCAAAACGACGTGAGGCGGAGGAAGAACGAGAGACTCAGCGACCTGGAGGAGGCGGCCAGGAAGCAGGCCCACAACCTCCTGGAGCGGGCCCGAAAGCTGCACCTGGACCAAGAGGATGAGCTCAAAGAGATGAACAAG ATCATCCTGAACGCCAAGTGCCACGCTATCCGCGATGCCcagatcctagagaagcagcaaatcGGCAAGGAGATGGACGCGGAGGAGAAGCGTCTGGACCAGATGATGGAGGTGGAGCGGCAGAAAGCCATGCAGCGGCAGGATGATctggacaggaggaagaaggaggagcaaaTCCG CGGGCAGCGGCTGATCGTGGAGCAGATAGAGAAGAACTCGGAGGAGCGGTCGCTGCAGAACGAGCAGCGGGAGCAGGAGACGCAGAGGGTCCTCCGGTACCTGGACCAGCTGCAGGAGGAGGACATGCGG GACCTGGAGCGTCGCAGGGTGGAGCAGGTGAGGATCCAGACCGAGATCATGCACTGCAACGAGGCCAACCGGCAGCGGCAAGAGGAGATCCGGGAGCAGGAGCGGCTGGCCGACCAGCGGGCCCTGGAGTACACCCAGAAGAAGATG gcccgagaAATAGAATTCGAGGCAGAGCAGGCGAGGATccggaaggagaaggagatggagacagCGCGGCTCCTGGCGCTGCAGGAGAAGGCTCAGGACACTCAAGCAGAACAG gatgCCGTACGGGCCCGGCACATCCAGGAGATGGCGGAGCGTGCGTGGCgccagaaggaggtggaggaggctaAACGCAAGGTGGAGGCCAACGCGCAACTGCAGCGCAGCCGGCTGGAGCAggtggcccacaaggagcatgcCCTGGCCGTGCAGGTGCAGAGGGACCGCGACGAGTTCGAGCGGGTCCTGGG GGCCCAAAGGCTGCAGATAGAGAAGGAGCGGAAGGAGGCAGAGCAGCGGGCGGCGTTGCGGCGGGCCCATGCGGAGGAGCTGCGGCACCAGGTGCGGGAacaccagcagcagcaggtgcAGGAGCGCACCGCCACCTTCGAGGAGGGAAGGCGGCTCCAGGAGGAGGCGGCCCAGAGGCGGGAACGCATGAATGCCCTCAAGCGGAAGAAGCTGGAAGAGCTGAG GGCGGCTGGCCTCCCGGAGAAATACTGCGTGGAAGTGGAGCGCAAAGCCataaccctgccctccctgctgcgCTGA